In Cydia splendana chromosome 26, ilCydSple1.2, whole genome shotgun sequence, the following are encoded in one genomic region:
- the LOC134803226 gene encoding histone H3, with the protein MARTKQTARKSTGGKAPRKQLATKAARKSAPATGGVKKPHRYRPGTVALREIRRYQKSTELLIRKLPFQRLVREIAQDFKTDLRFQSSAVMALQEASEAYLVGLFEDTNLCAIHAKRVTIMPKDIQLARRIRGERA; encoded by the coding sequence ATGGCCCGTACCAAGCAGACCGCTCGTAAATCCACCGGTGGTAAAGCGCCCCGTAAACAGCTCGCCACCAAGGCGGCCCGCAAGAGCGCGCCAGCCACCGGGGGCGTCAAGAAGCCCCATCGTTACAGGCCCGGCACCGTCGCCCTCCGTGAGATCCGTCGCTACCAGAAGAGCACCGAGCTTCTGATCCGCAAGCTGCCCTTCCAGCGTCTGGTGCGTGAGATCGCTCAGGACTTCAAGACCGACCTGCGCTTCCAGAGCTCTGCCGTTATGGCTCTCCAGGAGGCCAGCGAGGCTTACCTAGTAGGTCTCTTCGAGGACACCAACCTGTGCGCCATCCACGCCAAGCGTGTGACCATCATGCCCAAGGACATCCAGCTGGCTCGCAGGATCCGCGGTGAACGTGCCTAA
- the LOC134803121 gene encoding histone H2A, protein MSGRGKGGKVKGKAKSRSNRAGLQFPVGRIHRLLRKGNYAERVGAGAPVYLAAVMEYLAAEVLELAGNAARDNKKTRIIPRHLQLAIRNDEELNKLLSGVTIAQGGVLPNIQAVLLPKKTEKKA, encoded by the coding sequence ATGTCTGGACGCGGTAAAGGTGGCAAGGTTAAGGGAAAGGCAAAGTCCCGTTCTAACCGTGCCGGACTCCAGTTCCCCGTCGGCCGTATCCATAGGCTTCTACGCAAGGGCAACTACGCCGAGCGCGTCGGTGCCGGTGCCCCGGTGTACCTAGCCGCCGTCATGGAATACCTGGCCGCCGAGGTTCTCGAGCTGGCAGGCAACGCCGCTCGCGACAACAAGAAGACCAGGATCATCCCTAGGCATCTCCAGCTGGCGATCCGCAACGACGAGGAGTTGAACAAGCTCCTCTCCGGTGTGACCATCGCCCAGGGTGGTGTGCTGCCTAACATTCAGGCCGTGCTCCTGCCCAAGAAGACCGAGAAGAAGGCTTAA
- the LOC134803126 gene encoding histone H1C-like — protein MADTAVAADAPAPATPAKKPKASASAGAKKPKAKPTHPKTSEMVNSAIKELKERSGSSLQAIKKYIAAQYKVDAEKLAPFIRKYLKSAVESGALIQTKGKGASGSFKLESKTSSAGKKPAAAKKSSAKSSAAAKKPAAAKPAKAKKAAASPAKPKAATKDKKAAAAKKKPAAKKPSTPAKGKSAAAPKAKKTAKPPTKKPKAPKPKKAAAAPKAKPAAKKAASKK, from the coding sequence atggccgatACCGCAGTTGCTGCCGACGCTCCCGCCCCGGCGACGCCCGCGAAGAAACCTAAGGCGTCCGCCTCCGCAGGCGCTAAGAAGCCTAAGGCGAAGCCCACCCACCCTAAGACGTCCGAGATGGTTAACAGCGCCATCAAGGAGTTGAAGGAGAGGAGCGGTTCGTCCCTGCAGGCTATCAAGAAATACATCGCCGCCCAGTACAAGGTCGACGCCGAGAAACTGGCACCTTTCATCAGAAAATATCTGAAGAGCGCAGTCGAATCCGGCGCACTCATACAGACCAAAGGCAAGGGCGCGTCCGGCTCGTTCAAACTGGAGTCGAAGACATCATCCGCCGGCAAGAAGCCCGCCGCGGCCAAGAAATCAAGCGCTAAATCATCAGCCGCCGCTAAGAAGCCCGCCGCAGCAAAGCCCGCTAAGGCTAAGAAGGCCGCCGCGTCCCCGGCCAAGCCTAAGGCCGCCACGAAGGACAAGAAGGCCGCCGCCGCCAAAAAGAAGCCCGCAGCGAAGAAACCTTCCACCCCCGCCAAGGGCAAGAGCGCCGCCGCGCCTAAGGCCAAGAAGACCGCGAAGCCGCCGACCAAGAAGCCTAAAGCTCCCAAGCCGAAGAAGGCTGCGGCCGCTCCCAAAGCGAAGCCCGCCGCTAAGAAGGCTGCCTCGAAGAAGTAA